Below is a window of Desmonostoc muscorum LEGE 12446 DNA.
GATTCTCTACCTTCATTAACTCCTCTGGCAACTTGTACAGCGAGAATGATCAACAAATCATTAGAAGACAAGTCGATGATAGATTCACCTTTGAGTGTTAAAGACCTCCTTCGTTGCCACAAAGTTTCAAAATCAGGAAGTTTAAAAGGGAAGTAAGATAAGGGAGTCAATTCACAGTGAAGATCCACCACTATTTCTGGTTTCTGGCTATGGACAAAAGTTTGTTGCCAACCATAGTAGTCAGCTTCTAGTTGATATTTCTGAGCAATCAATAATTCTTGAGCTTTGACTATATCCTGTTGTCTCACCAGAATATCTAGATCGCTAAATTGTCTCATGGCTAAGTTGCCATAAATAGAAATAGCTAAAACAAGACCTTTAAAAGGAATTGCCTGAATTTCGTGAGCTGCAAAAAGCTTAAGGATGTTAAGCAATTCGTGGCTCAAAAATAAGTTGCGGCTAGCATTAGTGTGATAATGATTCTGAAGCTGAGTTAAAACTGTTTTGGGAATAGCTTCTTTCCCAGTGGTCTTGAGACTCTGGTACAGGAGTGGTATCGTCCCATGATATGCTGCTATTTCCATGAGATATGTCCAGTCTATCTCTTGCTGGAGTATGGTATTAATTCGCTCTGCTGTTTCGGGGTCTATATGAGTTCGGGTACAACACAGAAGTAGCTCAATTTCTGGACGTTTAAACTTTGTTGGCAATTGAGTAATAGGCTTGTTTAAGGTAATCATAAATTACTTATAGTGTTGGGCTTGGGTTTCAAACAAGTTTGCATAGCTACTACCCAGATTTATCAGTTCTTCATGGGTGCCGCTTTCAATAATTGAACCGTTTGCCATCACATAGATACAGTCAGCCATTCTGACGGTTGATAAGCGATGGCTGATGAGGATAGCAGCTTGATTTTTAATCAGTTGGCGGAAATTCTGAAACACTTCTTCTTCGGCTTTCGGGTCTAGAGCGCTAGTTGGTTCATCCAACACAATTAACTGTGAATCTCGCAAAAATGCCCTTGCCAAAGCGATTTTTTGCCACTGACCGATGCTCAATTCTTCTCCTTGTTCAAACAATTTACCCAGTATGGTATCGTAACCTTGAGGTAGCTTTCTGATAACATCATCAGCACCGGAACGACGGGCAGCGGCTGTGATTTTTTCGTAGTTGAATGGCAGATTGATATTTGCCAACCAAATATTTTCTTTAGCAGTCAGATGATATTTCGTATAGTCTTGAAAAATCACACTAATTTGACGCCGGAGGCCAGCAATTTCAAATTGGCGTAAATCTATGCCATCAATGGTAATGCTACCAAAAGTCGGATCGTATAAGCGACACAAAAGCTTAATTAAAGTAGTCTTACCGGAGCCGTTTTCTCCTACTAACGCCACCACTTCTCCTGGGCGGATAGTCAGATTAATATCCTGAAGTGCCTGACGCTTCGTAGTTGCATATTGAAAGCTGACATGATTAAACACAATCCCCTTTTTCATTGGTATGGGAAGAGGTTTCGGATTTGACGGTTCTACAACCTTTGGTTTCAGGTCTAGAAATTCATATAAGTTAGCGAGAAATAGATTGTCTTCATATAAACCAGACAGACCACCCAAGAGACTTTTCAGGTCGTTTTGTCCTCGTTGCAATGCCTGGTAATAGAGTACTAAGTCACCAAAGCGGATAGTGCCTTGCATGGTTTGATAAATAATGAAACCATAGGCAGCAAAAACTAAAGTTGTCGCCGTTGCTTGGGCACCAAGATTAGCCACAGACTGTCTTTTGGTCATGGCTATGTTTTCCTGATATAGTTGGCGCCGCAAGCGTAGATACCACTGACTAAAGAAAGAACCTAAATCAAACAAGCGAATTTCTTTAGCGTGTTGCTCTGTAGTCAGTATCCGACTCAAGTACCCTGCTTGCCGTTCCTGGGCTGTCTTTTGACGCTGCCAATGATACATGATGCCGGAATATTTCACCCGCACTACCAAAGCCGGAATCGCGGCAACAAATAAGATAACTCCTATTCCCCAATGCAATGACAGTAGCAACCCCAGCATCGCCACCAAAGAGATACTACTCAAACATAGCCATGCCAAACGATGTAGGATTTGCCCCGGTCGAGAAGGAGCTTCTTTTTGCGCTCGCTGCAAGGCATCATAGTATTCAGAGTTTTCATAATACTCCAGGTCTACCTCAATTGATTTAGCATGGAGGATGTTTTGCATGTAGTCAGTGAGTTGCTGAGACTGGGCGGCATACACCAGTTCAGTCAGAGAAGAACACAGGGTAGTTACTAGGGTGATAGCGACAAAGAAGCCAAGCAAAAGTAATACTTGATTAAAGGCGGCTCCTTTATCGGCAACATTAACACTGGCAGCTATTGTATCTACGATGAGTTTGGTGAGGTAAAGAGAGAGTAGAGGCAATAAACCTTGAATAACCAAAAGTGCAACCAAAGCAATAGTCAAACGAGGACTACTGTTCCAAACTAAGCGCAACGCAGGCAGAATGCGTAAGCTTTGCTGGATTTTATATCTTAAAGTTTTGCCTGCTTTCATTTTTTAAAGATGCTCTTTTCCAAAAGATGCCAGTTGGCTAAAATTAGAAAGGTCTGCAACATCGCCAATTACAACCTGTCCCTGATTTTCTAACCACGCATGAGCCTTTAACTCTCCTTCTTGACCTTTGGCAACACCAATGCAGAGATTAGATGTATAACCGTGGCGACTCATGAAAAACTGGCAAGTCAAGGCACGCGCCAGACACTTGACACCAGGCATATAATGACTGCTCACTTCAACAGCCCAGATGATTTTGTCAATAGAGATGTGGTATTTTTCTTGGCATTTAGGTTTGGCGTTACTTAGCCTTAATAGAAGTTGATGCAAGGTTTTAAATGACAGCAACCATAAACCTAATCTAACTAATGTCAATACAATAAAAGTGTTAATTAAAAGTTGTTTTTTATGATAAGCTAGGTCGATAAATTTAGATAACTGCTTCATTAGGCTTGAACATCATCAGATGCACCAACTTTGATTAATCCAGTAAAATCTTTAAATTCTAGTTTCCAATTGTTTTTAATCCGCAGAACAAAGTATTTATTTTCCTGTACCAATTCTTGGATAAATTTTAATCCTTCGCCCAAAATATAACATATTTCGGGCTATTTTTATCGGACTTCTCTTAACATTCAACACTTCTGAGACAAAGCCTATATACAAACTTACTCCGGCAAGTACCAACTGCGATCGCTCTATCTTGGCATGGGCAACGGATATCTAGTGGTTGGCAAGTAAGCGTGTATAAAGGTTTACTGCACCAGAGTCCCTGGTTTGAGCTATCAATTTTGAATCAAAACAGGAAATTACAGACACAGCATTACCAATTTACACTTGCCTTCTTCCGCTCGACCTAACTGAACCCCTAGTAGAGAGGCCAATTGAAATTGTATAATATCTTTGATATACACGAACGTTACGTTTAGCAGTCACAAAAAGAAAAGTTAGTGGTGGTTCCCGCTCTATGGAGCGGTTTCAAGATACTGCCAATTTACTAACGGTTATGCAAACTTGCCGTCGTCAAGGACGTTCTGTAATTGACTTTTTTGACTTTTGACTTTTGACTTTTGACTTTTGACTTTTGACTTCCCCGA
It encodes the following:
- a CDS encoding nucleotidyltransferase domain-containing protein, with the translated sequence MITLNKPITQLPTKFKRPEIELLLCCTRTHIDPETAERINTILQQEIDWTYLMEIAAYHGTIPLLYQSLKTTGKEAIPKTVLTQLQNHYHTNASRNLFLSHELLNILKLFAAHEIQAIPFKGLVLAISIYGNLAMRQFSDLDILVRQQDIVKAQELLIAQKYQLEADYYGWQQTFVHSQKPEIVVDLHCELTPLSYFPFKLPDFETLWQRRRSLTLKGESIIDLSSNDLLIILAVQVARGVNEGRESLAQICDLAELLRIQKPLDWEQLLQQVNSLELERPFFISLLIVNTLLNTPLPVEVKQAIQQQIKIDPTILIYAVRMQKQLFTEVKTPLFIKLFFHHLMIKGPLSRMPVRVYLVWQFLSFTTRLVITNANQEDREVFPLPSGLYFLYYLIRPIRLVSRYITNSTYR
- a CDS encoding lasso peptide biosynthesis B2 protein, which encodes MKQLSKFIDLAYHKKQLLINTFIVLTLVRLGLWLLSFKTLHQLLLRLSNAKPKCQEKYHISIDKIIWAVEVSSHYMPGVKCLARALTCQFFMSRHGYTSNLCIGVAKGQEGELKAHAWLENQGQVVIGDVADLSNFSQLASFGKEHL
- a CDS encoding ABC transporter ATP-binding protein, with translation MKAGKTLRYKIQQSLRILPALRLVWNSSPRLTIALVALLVIQGLLPLLSLYLTKLIVDTIAASVNVADKGAAFNQVLLLLGFFVAITLVTTLCSSLTELVYAAQSQQLTDYMQNILHAKSIEVDLEYYENSEYYDALQRAQKEAPSRPGQILHRLAWLCLSSISLVAMLGLLLSLHWGIGVILFVAAIPALVVRVKYSGIMYHWQRQKTAQERQAGYLSRILTTEQHAKEIRLFDLGSFFSQWYLRLRRQLYQENIAMTKRQSVANLGAQATATTLVFAAYGFIIYQTMQGTIRFGDLVLYYQALQRGQNDLKSLLGGLSGLYEDNLFLANLYEFLDLKPKVVEPSNPKPLPIPMKKGIVFNHVSFQYATTKRQALQDINLTIRPGEVVALVGENGSGKTTLIKLLCRLYDPTFGSITIDGIDLRQFEIAGLRRQISVIFQDYTKYHLTAKENIWLANINLPFNYEKITAAARRSGADDVIRKLPQGYDTILGKLFEQGEELSIGQWQKIALARAFLRDSQLIVLDEPTSALDPKAEEEVFQNFRQLIKNQAAILISHRLSTVRMADCIYVMANGSIIESGTHEELINLGSSYANLFETQAQHYK